The following proteins are co-located in the Vigna angularis cultivar LongXiaoDou No.4 chromosome 2, ASM1680809v1, whole genome shotgun sequence genome:
- the LOC108328782 gene encoding probable WRKY transcription factor 43 isoform X2: MESHDLPPRNNPFLFNPLEPQEQGLCDFDSWVCEEEKGSKEKRKGVRVKKTTRVPRFAFQTRSADDVLDDGYRWRKYGQKSVKNSTYPRSYYRCTHHTCNVKKQVQRLSKDTSIVVTTYEGIHNHPCEKLMETLTPLLKQIQFLASL, from the exons ATGGAAAGCCATGATCTACCACCCCGAAACAACCCTTTTCTGTTCAACCCTTTGGAACCTCAAGAGCAAGGGCTATGCGACTTTGACTCATGGG TTTGCGAGGAGGAAAAGGGTAGCAAGGAGAAAAGGAAAGGTGTGAGAGTGAAGAAAACAACACGAGTGCCGAGGTTTGCTTTTCAAACGAGAAGTGCAGATGATGTTTTGGATGATGGTTATCGCTGGAGGAAATATGGACAGAAATCTGTGAAGAACAGCACATATCCAAG AAGTTACTACCGGTGCACGCACCACACGTGCAATGTGAAGAAACAAGTGCAAAGGCTGTCAAAAGACACAAGCATTGTGGTGACAACGTACGAGGGAATTCACAACCATCCATGCGAGAAGCTGATGGAAACTCTAACCCCTCTGCTGAAGCAAATACAGTTTCTTGCTAGCTTGTAA
- the LOC108328782 gene encoding probable WRKY transcription factor 43 isoform X1: protein MESHDLPPRNNPFLFNPLEPQEQGLCDFDSWGNLFSAQNSLLLLNGDAKETIQRASSSSLMAQNKVVCEEEKGSKEKRKGVRVKKTTRVPRFAFQTRSADDVLDDGYRWRKYGQKSVKNSTYPRSYYRCTHHTCNVKKQVQRLSKDTSIVVTTYEGIHNHPCEKLMETLTPLLKQIQFLASL, encoded by the exons ATGGAAAGCCATGATCTACCACCCCGAAACAACCCTTTTCTGTTCAACCCTTTGGAACCTCAAGAGCAAGGGCTATGCGACTTTGACTCATGGGGTAACCTTTTCTCTGCCCAGAACAGCTTGTTGTTGCTTAATGGTGATGCCAAGGAAACTATTCAACgtgcttcttcttcctctttaatGGCTCAAAATAAGGTAGTTTGCGAGGAGGAAAAGGGTAGCAAGGAGAAAAGGAAAGGTGTGAGAGTGAAGAAAACAACACGAGTGCCGAGGTTTGCTTTTCAAACGAGAAGTGCAGATGATGTTTTGGATGATGGTTATCGCTGGAGGAAATATGGACAGAAATCTGTGAAGAACAGCACATATCCAAG AAGTTACTACCGGTGCACGCACCACACGTGCAATGTGAAGAAACAAGTGCAAAGGCTGTCAAAAGACACAAGCATTGTGGTGACAACGTACGAGGGAATTCACAACCATCCATGCGAGAAGCTGATGGAAACTCTAACCCCTCTGCTGAAGCAAATACAGTTTCTTGCTAGCTTGTAA